The genomic region CGGTGAGGCGGTCGGCGTGGTAGGTGCGCTCGACGTAGCGGTTCACCTTGGTGCACAGGAAGCCCTGCGTCACCGGGTGCGCGGGGTCGCCCTGCACGCGCACGGCGCGGCCGTCCCGCACGTGCACCAGCATGGCGCAGGTGTCCGGGCAGTCGTGCGGGCAGGCGCCGCGCACCACGCCGTCGCGGATCAGGGGAAGGGGAGTCACGTCAGGATGCCGCCCGCTTGCGTTGCTCGCCGGGCCGGTTGGGCTCGCGCCCCTTTCGGGCACAGTGCTCCAGATAGACGTCGACGCTGATCTGGAACTCGCGCTCGAGATCTTCCACTCGCTCCGCCTCGAACGTGACGATATCGCGGATTCCCTCGACGCGCCCGTGCAGCACCCCGTCGTCCGCATCGAACTCGTACGAGGCCGTGTAGTCTCGATAGATCACGACGCGCGTCTCTGCGCTTCGCGCGGCTTCTGAGGCTCCACGCCGTCCTCGGCGCAGAACTCCAGATAATCGTCGACCGAGATGCGGAACTCGCGTTCGAGGTCGGTGACGTTGTCCGCGACGAAGGTCACGATGTCCTCGATGTCGTCGACGTGCCCGTGGAGCACGCCCTCGTCCGGGTCGAACTCGTAGCTCCCGGTGTAGCCCTTGTACTTCATGGCACGATCCCGTTCAGGATAAGGAAAGCGCGCACGTCGCGAACGGTGTACCGGTTCGCTTCCTTCTGCGGATGCGGCCGATGCAGGGTGACGCGGTGCCCGTTCATCGAGACCCGTACCCGGGAACCTGCTCCTTCCCGCAGCGTGGCCCCGTAGTACACCAGCATCGCAGCGATGTCACTCCACAATATGTTGGCGCGGGTCGGCTCTTCAAAGACCGCGGCCAGCGTTCGCTCGTGTCTGGAGCTCATCGTCCCCGGCAGGTAAGTGTACGATGCAGACAAAACGAGTGCGCACTCTATTCGTTTTGGGCTTCATCGCCACACCCTCCATCTTCCAGCTATCCGGACCGTTCCCGACATTGATTCTGAACCTTGCAGCGGATGCGTGCGCGGTTCATCGTACGTACAACCAGCGGGACTTCGTGGGCTGCGAGCGGCTCGGCATCGAGGCGATCACGCCGGGGGAGTTCCTGAGGAGGATAGGAGTCTAT from Longimicrobium sp. harbors:
- a CDS encoding type II toxin-antitoxin system HicB family antitoxin: MIYRDYTASYEFDADDGVLHGRVEGIRDIVTFEAERVEDLEREFQISVDVYLEHCARKGREPNRPGEQRKRAAS
- a CDS encoding type II toxin-antitoxin system HicB family antitoxin, which encodes MKYKGYTGSYEFDPDEGVLHGHVDDIEDIVTFVADNVTDLEREFRISVDDYLEFCAEDGVEPQKPREAQRRAS
- a CDS encoding type II toxin-antitoxin system HicA family toxin, whose translation is MSSRHERTLAAVFEEPTRANILWSDIAAMLVYYGATLREGAGSRVRVSMNGHRVTLHRPHPQKEANRYTVRDVRAFLILNGIVP